A stretch of DNA from Candidatus Latescibacter sp.:
CTCGGGCCGATCGGCGATAAGTTTCATAAGGCGTTTGTTTTTCGGAGTTCCGCGCTGAGCCTGCAGGAGCAGGGTGCCGGCTTCGTATTCATTACCAGTGTCGAGGAGTTTTTCCGCATCCGCAATCTTGGTGTTAACGAGGCGCATCTGCTGGCCTACAAGGCCAGACACAAGCGGTTTCATCTCTTCGTACTTATGGGTGGATGTGCCGCCGACAGGGCCGCTGATGATGAGCGGAGTACGCGCCTCATCGATAAGTACCGAGTCCACCTCATCCACGAGCGCATAATAGAATTCACGCTGGACTACATCCTCCGGACGGATTGCCATGTTGTCGCGGAGATAATCGAAACCGAATTCGTTATTGGTTCCATAGGTGATGTCGCAGTTATAGGCTGCCTTGTGCTCCTCGGTGGAGGTATCGCTGACAAGAGAACCAACCGTCAGCCCCAGCATATCGTAAATCTTGCCGTACCAATCAACGTCACGCTTTACCAGGTAATCGTTGACGGTCACAAAGTGCGTACCCTTTCCGGGGAGAGCATTCAGGTAAAGAGGCATGGTGGCAACCAGGCTTTTTCCTTCACCGGTGGCCATTTCGGCGATTTTCCCCTGATGGAGTAC
This window harbors:
- the secA gene encoding preprotein translocase subunit SecA (functions in protein export; can interact with acidic membrane phospholipids and the SecYEG protein complex; binds to preproteins; binds to ATP and undergoes a conformational change to promote membrane insertion of SecA/bound preprotein; ATP hydrolysis appears to drive release of the preprotein from SecA and deinsertion of SecA from the membrane; additional proteins SecD/F/YajC aid SecA recycling; exists in an equilibrium between monomers and dimers; may possibly form higher order oligomers; in some organisms, there are paralogous proteins that have been found to be nonessential but do function in secretion of a subset of exported proteins) — encoded protein: MSAGIGEIFSRTLTRIFGSKNEREIKTLQPFVDEINEIYTELSSLTDEELKGKTAEFRQRLADGETTDDIMTEAYACVKEVCRRLMGKKWLVTGHEITWDMIPFDCQLAGAIVLHQGKIAEMATGEGKSLVATMPLYLNALPGKGTHFVTVNDYLVKRDVDWYGKIYDMLGLTVGSLVSDTSTEEHKAAYNCDITYGTNNEFGFDYLRDNMAIRPEDVVQREFYYALVDEVDSVLIDEARTPLIISGPVGGTSTHKYEEMKPLVSGLVGQQMRLVNTKIADAEKLLDTGNEYEAGTLLLQAQRGTPKNKRLMKLIADRPEMKKLIMGVENDYLRDKRMPEIDEELLFVVDEKNHTINFRDIALNGMHQVERDVFV